The proteins below are encoded in one region of Reichenbachiella sp. 5M10:
- a CDS encoding uracil-DNA glycosylase family protein, which yields MDALLSDIKNCTLCEPHLPTGVRPVLSAHSQSKIVIIGQAPGRAVHQSGIPWDDQSGDNLRQWLGIDKTIFYDPEQIALIPMGFCYPGTGESGDLPPRKECAPLWHDVIWKEMTNVKTTLLIGQYAQRYYLGQEVKKSLTETVKNYQEYMPKYFVLPHPSPRNNIWRAKNPWFDQQVLPVLREKIHQIM from the coding sequence ATGGACGCTCTTCTCTCCGACATCAAGAATTGTACACTGTGTGAACCACACTTGCCTACAGGAGTACGTCCCGTGCTGAGTGCTCATTCTCAAAGTAAAATTGTCATCATCGGACAAGCGCCAGGCAGAGCCGTACATCAATCAGGTATACCATGGGACGACCAAAGCGGAGATAACCTTAGGCAATGGTTGGGGATAGACAAAACTATTTTCTACGATCCAGAGCAGATTGCATTGATACCCATGGGGTTCTGCTACCCCGGCACTGGCGAGTCTGGCGATCTCCCGCCTAGAAAAGAATGTGCTCCACTATGGCACGACGTGATATGGAAAGAAATGACAAACGTGAAAACAACCCTACTCATCGGTCAATATGCCCAGCGATACTATCTCGGTCAAGAGGTTAAAAAATCCCTGACCGAAACGGTCAAGAACTATCAAGAGTATATGCCGAAGTATTTTGTCTTGCCACACCCTTCGCCGCGCAACAATATCTGGAGAGCGAAGAATCCATGGTTTGACCAACAAGTCTTGCCCGTTCTCAGGGAAAAAATTCATCAAATCATGTAA
- a CDS encoding nuclear transport factor 2 family protein has product MSHLLEANKANAIAFYQMAYEGNPRKATEQYVGEQYKQHNPAVGDGKEAFISYFEKMHAEYPDKSIEFVRTIAEGDLVALHTHQVWPDDDQYVTMDFFRFDEHGKIVEHWDAIQQIPRVSANGNTMY; this is encoded by the coding sequence ATGTCCCATTTACTAGAGGCCAACAAAGCCAACGCCATCGCATTCTACCAAATGGCCTATGAAGGCAACCCACGCAAAGCCACCGAACAATACGTGGGAGAACAATACAAGCAACACAACCCAGCTGTAGGAGACGGCAAAGAGGCCTTCATCTCCTACTTCGAAAAAATGCACGCCGAATACCCAGACAAGTCCATCGAATTCGTCCGCACCATAGCCGAAGGAGATTTGGTCGCGCTACATACACACCAGGTCTGGCCTGATGACGACCAATATGTCACCATGGACTTTTTTCGCTTTGACGAGCATGGCAAAATCGTCGAGCACTGGGATGCAATCCAACAAATCCCTAGAGTCTCTGCAAATGGGAATACGATGTACTAG
- a CDS encoding KTSC domain-containing protein — protein sequence MKRVNEYRKLYNVAPDTDLKQLKTTYRNLVKEWHPDKFQDETEKAAAELKSQQIIDAYHFLVSIAPETKEANLAEYTVTTTESGIADFKHKGLLLEVSFMDGTTYEYFGVNKNMYAKLVNADKPYRFAKRNIFNSYLYRKSKKDQIQD from the coding sequence ATGAAGCGCGTCAACGAGTATCGAAAACTGTATAATGTAGCTCCAGACACTGATCTGAAGCAACTCAAAACGACCTATAGAAATCTGGTCAAAGAATGGCACCCAGACAAGTTCCAAGATGAAACTGAGAAGGCTGCTGCTGAGCTCAAAAGTCAGCAAATCATCGATGCGTACCACTTTCTTGTGAGCATCGCACCAGAAACCAAAGAGGCCAATCTCGCCGAATACACGGTCACGACTACCGAATCTGGCATAGCAGACTTCAAGCACAAAGGGCTGCTGCTAGAGGTCTCGTTCATGGATGGCACGACCTACGAATACTTTGGGGTCAACAAAAACATGTATGCCAAGCTAGTCAACGCAGACAAGCCCTACCGCTTTGCCAAACGAAACATCTTCAATTCCTACCTTTACAGAAAGTCTAAGAAAGACCAGATACAGGACTAA
- a CDS encoding AIR synthase related protein translates to MDERYMQRGVSASKEDVHNAIKNIDKGVFPNAFCKIVPDMLGGSEDYCNIMHADGAGTKSSLAYMYWKETGDLSVWKGIAQDAVIMNTDDLLCVGAVDNILLSSTIGRNKNLIPGEVLTALIEGTEEVLQMLRDNGVDIKSTGGETADLGDLVRTVVVDSTVIGRMKRADVISNEKIKGGDVIVGLASYGQANYETEYNGGMGSNGLTSARHDVFAKKYMEKYPECFDPSVPAELIYSGSKDLLDKVEGSPLDAGKLVLSPTRTYAPIIKKILESYRSQIHGMVHCSGGAQTKVLHFVNDVHVIKDNLFEIPPLFKLIHEESGTDWKEMYKVFNMGHRMELYVPEELAAEIIAISESFGVPAQIIGRVESSETTKATIKTVNGEFEYLK, encoded by the coding sequence ATGGACGAAAGATATATGCAGAGAGGCGTGTCGGCCTCTAAAGAAGACGTACACAACGCCATCAAAAACATAGACAAAGGCGTATTCCCAAATGCCTTTTGTAAAATCGTCCCTGATATGCTCGGTGGTAGCGAGGACTACTGCAACATCATGCATGCCGATGGTGCAGGGACCAAGTCGTCTCTGGCCTATATGTATTGGAAAGAAACGGGTGACCTGTCGGTCTGGAAAGGGATCGCACAGGATGCAGTCATCATGAACACCGACGACCTGCTGTGTGTAGGTGCAGTCGACAACATCTTGCTCTCGTCCACGATAGGTAGGAACAAAAATTTGATTCCGGGAGAAGTGCTCACCGCACTGATCGAAGGTACCGAAGAGGTCCTCCAGATGCTCCGTGACAATGGCGTGGATATCAAATCTACGGGTGGTGAAACTGCTGATTTGGGTGATCTCGTACGCACCGTCGTAGTAGACAGTACCGTCATCGGCCGCATGAAAAGAGCCGATGTGATCAGCAATGAGAAAATCAAAGGAGGTGACGTCATCGTCGGACTAGCCTCGTATGGACAGGCCAACTATGAGACCGAGTACAACGGCGGTATGGGTAGCAACGGCTTGACTTCTGCGCGCCATGATGTCTTCGCCAAGAAGTACATGGAGAAGTATCCAGAGTGTTTTGACCCATCTGTACCCGCTGAGCTCATCTACTCAGGGAGCAAGGATTTGCTAGACAAAGTAGAAGGCTCACCGCTAGACGCAGGTAAACTCGTCTTGTCACCGACCAGAACCTACGCGCCTATCATCAAAAAGATACTGGAAAGCTATAGATCACAAATCCATGGTATGGTACACTGTAGCGGTGGCGCCCAAACCAAGGTGCTACACTTCGTCAATGATGTACATGTGATCAAAGACAATCTCTTCGAGATTCCTCCGCTGTTTAAGCTGATCCACGAGGAGAGTGGTACGGACTGGAAAGAAATGTACAAAGTCTTCAACATGGGGCACCGTATGGAACTCTATGTACCAGAAGAGCTAGCAGCAGAGATCATCGCCATTTCGGAATCCTTCGGCGTACCTGCTCAAATCATCGGTCGCGTAGAATCCTCCGAAACCACCAAAGCCACCATCAAAACGGTGAACGGCGAGTTCGAGTATTTGAAGTAA
- the acs gene encoding acetate--CoA ligase, with the protein MFRPTRRLNQNAMLSKVENLSEYFLAYEKSVANTDTFWERVANQFYWRKKWDKVVESDFENGKVEWFINGKLNITENILERHLFTIGDKPAIIWEPNDPKEDNIVLTYKQLHEKVCEFANVLLRNKVQKGDRVIIYMPMIPEAAIAMLACARIGAVHSVVFAGFSSSALADRIIDCKAKMVLTSDGNFRGAKSIGVKSVVDEALEKTTTVEKVIVVERTKTPVVMKADRDLWWHDEVAKVDANNKAEEMDSEDMLFILYTSGSTGQPKGVVHTTGGYMVYTQYSFQNVFQYNTDDVYWCTADVGWITGHSYIVYGPLLTGATTIMFEGVPTYPTPGRFWEIVDKYKVNQFYTAPTAIRALQAYGLEAVTPYKLDSLKVLGTVGEPINEEAWHWYHDHIGKGKCPIVDTWWQTETGGIMISPLAGLTPTKPAYATLPLPGIRPVIVDADGKILKGNGVQGNLCISHAWPSMIRTTYGDHERCINTYFSTYKGMYFTGDGAKRDEDGYYRILGRVDDVINVSGHRMGTAEVENAINEHPKVIESAVVGFPHDIKGQGIYAYVICDMEGRTEANLKEEIRATVSKIIGPIAKPDKVQIVSGLPKTRSGKIMRRILRKVAENDTSSLGDTSTLLNPEVVDEIIKGAQ; encoded by the coding sequence ATATTTAGACCAACAAGAAGACTAAATCAAAATGCCATGTTAAGCAAAGTAGAAAATCTCAGTGAATACTTTTTGGCCTACGAAAAAAGTGTTGCCAATACAGACACCTTTTGGGAGAGAGTAGCCAATCAGTTTTACTGGAGAAAAAAATGGGACAAAGTAGTAGAATCAGATTTTGAGAACGGAAAAGTAGAGTGGTTCATCAATGGAAAGCTCAACATCACCGAAAACATCCTCGAACGCCACCTATTCACCATTGGCGACAAGCCTGCAATCATATGGGAGCCCAACGACCCCAAAGAAGACAACATTGTCTTGACCTACAAACAACTCCATGAGAAGGTCTGTGAGTTTGCCAACGTGCTACTCCGCAACAAGGTCCAAAAAGGTGATCGCGTCATCATTTACATGCCGATGATCCCAGAGGCGGCCATAGCCATGCTCGCTTGTGCACGTATCGGTGCTGTACATTCGGTTGTGTTTGCGGGGTTTTCCTCCTCAGCACTTGCCGATCGGATCATCGATTGTAAAGCCAAAATGGTCTTGACCTCCGACGGCAACTTCAGAGGAGCAAAATCCATCGGCGTAAAATCAGTCGTGGACGAAGCACTAGAAAAAACAACAACAGTCGAAAAAGTCATCGTCGTAGAGCGCACCAAGACGCCTGTCGTCATGAAGGCAGACAGAGACCTATGGTGGCATGACGAAGTGGCCAAAGTAGACGCCAACAATAAGGCCGAGGAAATGGACTCAGAGGACATGCTCTTCATCCTGTACACATCTGGCTCGACGGGACAGCCCAAAGGAGTCGTACACACCACAGGAGGCTACATGGTCTACACCCAGTATTCGTTCCAAAACGTGTTTCAATACAATACCGATGATGTGTACTGGTGTACCGCCGATGTGGGGTGGATCACGGGACACTCCTACATTGTCTATGGCCCGCTATTGACAGGGGCGACTACAATCATGTTTGAGGGAGTTCCTACCTACCCTACGCCAGGGAGGTTTTGGGAAATCGTCGACAAATACAAGGTCAATCAATTTTATACTGCTCCGACAGCCATCCGAGCCTTACAAGCCTATGGTCTAGAAGCTGTCACCCCCTACAAACTAGACTCTCTCAAAGTGCTCGGCACGGTAGGAGAACCCATCAACGAAGAAGCATGGCACTGGTACCACGATCATATCGGCAAAGGCAAATGTCCGATTGTCGATACCTGGTGGCAGACCGAGACGGGTGGCATTATGATTTCGCCTCTTGCAGGGTTGACGCCTACCAAACCCGCCTACGCGACACTGCCCCTACCAGGCATACGACCTGTGATCGTAGATGCGGACGGCAAAATCTTGAAAGGAAATGGAGTACAGGGTAATCTGTGCATCAGCCACGCCTGGCCCTCGATGATACGCACCACCTATGGTGATCACGAGCGCTGCATCAATACCTACTTCTCCACCTACAAAGGCATGTATTTCACTGGAGATGGAGCCAAACGAGATGAAGACGGATACTATCGTATCCTTGGGCGAGTCGATGATGTGATCAATGTATCCGGTCACAGAATGGGTACTGCCGAAGTAGAAAATGCCATCAACGAGCACCCAAAAGTCATCGAATCGGCAGTAGTCGGTTTCCCACATGACATCAAAGGACAAGGCATCTATGCTTATGTCATCTGTGACATGGAAGGGCGTACAGAGGCAAACCTCAAAGAAGAGATCCGTGCAACGGTCAGCAAAATCATCGGACCAATCGCCAAACCAGACAAGGTACAGATCGTGTCGGGATTGCCCAAAACCCGATCTGGCAAAATCATGCGTCGAATCCTCCGAAAGGTAGCTGAAAATGATACGTCTAGCTTAGGTGATACCTCTACACTACTCAATCCAGAGGTCGTAGACGAGATCATCAAGGGAGCACAATAA
- a CDS encoding two-component regulator propeller domain-containing protein, whose product MQVAVCGNVRSSDLSAPKLDFHHIDGLYNNQITAFCQDDKGYIWIGTNNGLHRYDGEKYRLFLNNGDSSSLNSSRVKCLLEDSKGMFWMGATDGLCRYVSETDKFENLNVEERYFPELSYPNVIMDLVEDTVLRQLWVASLSEGLLVYDYETNRLTPFFAKGEETPLANYPLHSLALRALALDVQRHQLWIGHNAKGLNYLDLKTNQVYNLPLRDQNGQDVQSIVALELIDADHLWVGTAEDGVFEVDLSQGSPAVGRQMVHMAGQKYSLRNNFITSIYLDREGHVWVCNDNGGLHRYDSLVEGFYNYVPDNSPNSITNMSIRCVYQDRQNRLWVGTALEGVDVVDPYLNKFYHIRKTHAKSLSLSNNIIRDFHEDERGRIWIATDGGGINVYDPNNESVELIRWDDHIETSLSSDAVLTMLDIGESQLMVGTWNGGINIIDTETFEVKRFLPEKTALNSVFELIQDKDGMIWATGFACGVQRIDMSSGEVQSYRYDRQNPNSLKSDLTFALYEDSRGDIWVGGEASGLYLLRYENKNRGYFEPLQFNDDESFDIANDWVAQIIEGKDRRIYCATSSGLIRVDSETMEFERVLEEKLPASDIRSIVQDDRGDFWFATIRGLSKYLVESDSVVNYSSRDGLQQGKFTKNTFYKSRTGRIYVGGTEGVNYFDPAQMPFNSFAPEVYISGLKLFNKKVLPGDSTGLIAQHLSTVDEVVFDSDQWQFTIGYVALNYTRPEYTTYAYQLEGMDNRWNYVGHQTEATYSHLPYGSYVFKVKAANNDGVWQETPASIRIVILPPWWLKWWVIVLEVIGVALVVYLIVRWRTLNLYRRERRLKNMVKERTALLSEKNMELEGLNKAIMDQADELKAYNDALNEMNEKLEELVQIRTHEIREKNEKLTKFAFDNAHRVRGPLTRIMGMIALVKKTSSEEKKFWMDKIEESSYEMDEITKSMGSEIEEHLKEE is encoded by the coding sequence ATGCAGGTTGCCGTATGTGGAAATGTGCGATCATCTGATCTTTCTGCTCCTAAGTTAGATTTTCATCATATAGATGGCTTGTACAACAATCAAATCACGGCCTTTTGTCAAGATGATAAAGGCTACATATGGATAGGGACAAACAATGGACTGCACCGCTACGACGGGGAGAAATACCGCCTGTTTTTAAACAATGGGGACTCGTCATCACTCAACTCCAGTCGCGTCAAGTGTCTATTAGAAGATAGCAAGGGGATGTTTTGGATGGGAGCTACTGATGGACTGTGTCGGTATGTGTCAGAGACAGACAAGTTTGAAAACCTAAATGTGGAGGAGAGATACTTTCCAGAATTGTCCTACCCCAATGTAATTATGGATCTTGTGGAGGATACTGTGCTCCGCCAACTGTGGGTTGCGAGTTTGTCCGAAGGATTACTCGTCTATGATTATGAAACCAACCGGTTGACACCTTTTTTTGCCAAAGGAGAGGAGACACCCCTGGCAAATTATCCACTTCACAGTTTGGCTTTGAGGGCGTTGGCTTTGGATGTTCAGAGGCATCAATTGTGGATTGGGCACAATGCCAAGGGGCTAAATTATCTTGATTTGAAAACCAATCAGGTGTATAATTTGCCCTTGCGAGATCAGAATGGACAAGATGTACAGTCCATTGTAGCACTAGAACTGATCGATGCTGATCATTTGTGGGTCGGTACAGCCGAAGATGGGGTTTTCGAGGTTGACCTAAGTCAAGGTTCCCCTGCCGTCGGTCGACAAATGGTACATATGGCTGGACAGAAGTATTCGTTGCGAAACAATTTTATAACCTCAATCTATTTGGATAGAGAGGGTCATGTTTGGGTATGCAATGATAATGGTGGATTGCATCGATACGACTCTTTGGTAGAGGGCTTTTACAACTACGTGCCCGACAACTCTCCCAATTCGATTACCAATATGTCTATACGATGTGTCTACCAAGATCGCCAAAATCGACTTTGGGTAGGGACTGCTCTAGAGGGGGTAGATGTGGTGGACCCGTACCTTAATAAATTTTATCACATCAGAAAGACACACGCAAAGAGCCTCAGCTTGAGCAATAACATCATTCGTGATTTTCATGAAGATGAAAGGGGGAGAATATGGATAGCGACGGATGGAGGAGGGATCAATGTTTACGACCCAAATAATGAATCCGTGGAGTTGATTCGATGGGATGATCATATAGAAACGTCCCTTTCTTCAGATGCTGTATTGACGATGTTGGATATTGGAGAGAGTCAACTTATGGTAGGTACCTGGAATGGAGGAATCAACATCATAGATACCGAGACGTTCGAAGTGAAGCGGTTTTTGCCTGAGAAGACAGCTCTCAACAGTGTTTTTGAATTGATTCAGGACAAAGACGGAATGATTTGGGCAACTGGTTTTGCTTGTGGTGTACAGCGTATCGATATGTCATCAGGAGAGGTCCAGAGCTATCGGTATGATCGGCAAAACCCAAATAGTTTGAAAAGTGATTTGACTTTTGCGTTATACGAAGACAGTCGAGGGGATATTTGGGTAGGTGGGGAAGCGAGTGGCCTGTATTTGCTACGGTATGAAAACAAGAACCGTGGGTATTTCGAGCCGCTTCAGTTCAATGATGATGAGTCATTTGATATTGCCAATGATTGGGTTGCTCAAATTATTGAAGGAAAGGATCGTCGTATATATTGTGCGACTTCCTCAGGGCTCATAAGAGTGGACAGTGAGACCATGGAGTTTGAGCGAGTGTTAGAGGAGAAATTGCCTGCATCTGACATTCGATCGATTGTTCAAGATGATCGGGGAGACTTTTGGTTTGCGACTATTCGGGGATTGAGCAAGTATCTAGTAGAGAGTGACTCTGTGGTGAATTATTCATCCAGAGATGGATTGCAGCAAGGCAAATTCACGAAAAACACCTTCTATAAAAGTCGTACAGGTAGGATATATGTCGGTGGGACTGAGGGGGTCAATTATTTCGATCCAGCTCAAATGCCCTTCAATAGCTTCGCCCCTGAGGTGTATATTTCGGGGTTGAAGCTTTTCAATAAGAAGGTATTGCCAGGGGACTCTACAGGTCTGATCGCACAACATCTCAGTACAGTAGATGAGGTGGTTTTCGATAGCGACCAATGGCAGTTTACGATTGGGTATGTGGCGCTCAACTATACGCGTCCAGAGTACACGACCTATGCTTATCAGCTCGAAGGAATGGATAATCGATGGAATTATGTAGGACACCAAACGGAAGCAACTTATTCTCATCTTCCCTATGGTTCGTATGTATTCAAGGTCAAGGCAGCCAATAATGATGGGGTATGGCAAGAGACTCCTGCATCAATTCGCATTGTGATCTTGCCTCCGTGGTGGCTCAAGTGGTGGGTGATTGTACTGGAAGTGATTGGGGTAGCGTTGGTCGTATATTTGATCGTGAGATGGCGTACACTCAACTTGTACCGACGAGAGCGTAGACTCAAAAACATGGTCAAGGAAAGGACCGCATTGCTCAGTGAGAAGAATATGGAACTGGAAGGACTCAACAAAGCAATCATGGATCAAGCCGATGAATTGAAAGCCTACAATGATGCTCTCAACGAGATGAATGAAAAGCTTGAAGAATTGGTACAGATTCGTACCCATGAGATTCGCGAGAAAAATGAAAAGTTGACCAAGTTTGCATTTGACAATGCGCACAGAGTGCGGGGTCCCCTCACACGTATCATGGGTATGATAGCTTTGGTCAAGAAGACCAGTTCAGAAGAAAAGAAATTTTGGATGGACAAGATCGAGGAATCTTCCTACGAGATGGATGAGATCACCAAAAGTATGGGGAGTGAAATCGAAGAGCATCTGAAGGAGGAATAA